In Haematobia irritans isolate KBUSLIRL chromosome 1, ASM5000362v1, whole genome shotgun sequence, a genomic segment contains:
- the LOC142221563 gene encoding poly [ADP-ribose] polymerase-like — MYPIDIDYSESDKIDLNVKHNIKSKLSPPVQDVIKLMFDTETMKRTMMEFDLDMEKMPLGKLSQAQIKSAYKVLTEVCKNIDESGPHAKFIDCTNRFYTLVPHNFGTASPPLLDTKEQIEKLVLMLDSLLEIECAYNLLQTEDIKEEINPIDKHYEQLNTKLVPLDKHSEEFALLEKYVRNTHADTHNMYDLEVVDIFQVSRQGEARRYKPFKKLHNRRLLWHGSRLTNFAGILSHGLKIAPPEAPVTGYMFGKGIYFADMVSKSANYCCTSRQNSTGFLLLSEVALGDMLECSTAKYITKLPADKHSCFGRGRTMPNPKESYIREDGVEIPLGKPISDDKLKSSLLYNEFIVYDIAQVNIQYMFRMNFKYKF, encoded by the coding sequence ATGTATCCTATTGATATTGATTATTCGGAAAGTGATAAAATTGATTTGAACGTGAAACATAATATTAAATCCAAACTATCTCCACCGGTTCAAGACGTTATCAAACTTATGTTTGATACTGAGACAATGAAACGTACAATGATGGAATTTGACCTGGATATGGAAAAAATGCCATTAGGAAAATTAAGTCAAGCGCAGATAAAATCAGCATATAAAGTTTTAACCGAAGTGTGCAAGAATATTGATGAAAGCGGGCCACATGCGAAGTTTATTGATTGTACAAATCGATTCTATACTTTGGTACCTCATAACTTTGGGACAGCGAGTCCGCCATTATTAGATACAAAGGAACAAATTGAAAAGTTAGTTCTAATGCTGGATTCTTTGCTCGAAATTGAATGTGCTTACAATCTATTGCAAACTGAGGATATAAAAGAAGAAATAAATCCGATTGATAAGCATTACGAGCAACTAAACACAAAATTGGTACCACTGGATAAACACAGCGAGGAATTTGCtttattagagaaatacgtGCGAAATACTCATGCAGATACACACAATATGTACGACTTGGAAGTTGTAGATATTTTCCAAGTCTCTCGACAGGGAGAAGCACGACGATACAAACCTTTTAAAAAGCTCCACAACCGTCGGTTGCTCTGGCACGGGTCTCGATTAACAAACTTTGCTGGTATTCTTTCACATGGTCTTAAAATAGCCCCACCCGAAGCTCCTGTTACCGGTTATATGTTTGGCAAAGGTATTTATTTTGCAGATATGGTTTCGAAATCAGCAAATTATTGTTGCACAAGCAGGCAAAATTCAACTGGATTTCTGCTACTGTCTGAGGTAGCTCTCGGCGATATGTTGGAATGTAGTACAGCCAAGTATATTACAAAACTTCCGGCAGACAAACACAGTTGTTTTGGACGTGGTAGAACAATGCCAAACCCCAAAGAGTCGTATATTCGAGAGGATGGAGTAGAAATTCCATTGGGCAAACCAATATCAGACGATAAACTGAAATCTTCCCTTCTTTACAATGAAtttatagtatatgatattgctCAGGTTAACATTCAATACATGTTTCGGATGAACTTTAAGTATAAGTTCTAA